The DNA segment TATGTTTGTCAGTTATACGAATTGTATCTTTGTAAGTCACACTAAACCTGAGGAGtcaggggaagaaaaataaatacaacttaATGATCTTTATAACTCTTCAGCTCACCTGCATGTTCATATAGCCATCTACAGACACCAGGTAGCCCTTGTACTCCATTCCCCATTTAAGCTTCACCATTACTGGCTTTCCTGTTAATCCGTTGAGGAAAGGTTTGGGGTTGAGGGGCAAACTCTGcataaagaacaacaacaaaaaaagaacccAATTTGATTAATTCTCTTCTTTATTAAACCATCAATACTTTACGGTGTCCAAATGAAGCAAACTCTTGATTTCCTCTCACTTTATTAcataattttcacttttgttgaagagcttcagagaaattaaaataccTAGTCAGCCAATTTCATCTTCAACCCATTAAAACTTACAGAAGTATTCATTGTTGACTTAAGAAACACTGAATACCTAATATACATCACTCACTGTTCCAAGGCCACAAAGAAACAAAGGTaaaggcaaaaaaggaaaaggaaaaagagcagCTGATAGTCCCTGTTCTCTTGAAGCCCACAGTGGGAGGGTCAAAACATACAGACAGACAATTATTTTGCAATGTAGTAAGAGGATATATGCTGCGTACAAGGATACCAAACAATCTCAGGTTAAAAGCAAAGGGAGGATTGCCTGAAATAAGTAGTGCCTTTGTTTTAAAGGATGAGAGGTATTTCCAGAGGGAAAAGGGCTGATTTAGGCAGGCTGGGCTACCTATGTAAAAGGAGGGAATAGTGAATCAATAAGGTGATCTCTGGGACATAGGAGTTAGTTCTGTGTGAGGCCACAGGAGAAGGCAGGGGACAGATCATGCTCCACAGCTTTTCACTTAGAATTCCAGGAGATAGGATTGGCTCTTCTTTGACTTGCAGTGTCTCCTACCTATAGGCAATCCCTAAACTTGTTTATTCAGCAAACCAATAGTATTCCCAATCAATTCAGACTTTATTCCCTTTCCTCATCTGCTCACTCATCAgctcaaagaaggaaaagaaccaAGAAACCTGGCTACTGAACTCCTCTAGAATAAACATATTCGGAGTGATCTCAGGTGGGTCTCCaattttcactcttgtctttctcCAACTTACCAGCCACAAGGCAAGTATTACTTTTATCTTATCTCTGCTTCAAATGCTTCAATGGCTTCCCAATGCACTTGGGAGTAGAATCCAGAATCCCTCATAAGGCCTAAGAAGTCTTGCCCAACCCTATTATCTCAGAACCTCTATCCTTGCAAGCGGCTGCAGCCTGCTCTCAATTCTTTCAACTGGTCAGGTTTTCCTCTAGGCCTTGGAGCCTGTGCTCCTGATCCCTGAGCTGGGCCTTCTTACACTTCTTCCTGCTCTTTAAGGAGCTGTATTCTCATAACGCTTAGGTTTCAGGTTAAATCCCTCCTCCAAGAGATGCACACCGTAACCACCCTTCTAACGTACCATGGCAGGCCTTCACAGCACCCTGTTTGCGCCCTTCTCAGCACTTAACATTACTTGAAAGTACATATTTATCGTTATTTGATTAATGTCTTTCTTCCATACCGACTTAGTTAACCTAGAGCATGGTCCGCATCAATACTTTTCATCCTATATTCCAAGCACCTAGAACTTTACCTGGCCCAGGCCCTGGCAGGTAGCAGGcgctcagtaaacatttgctaaATGAACAAATTTACTTGAGAATACTCAAAGGCTGGGCTCAGTATTCCAAAGGGCTGTAGGGCCTCCCAACATCACTGGACGAAACAGGATTTTGGAGTGTGTAAAGTGGAACGTGAAAAGTCGCTTTATCTTTACCCCAACCCCGGGCCCCAGGCAGCAAGAACACCTCAGGCTCGGATTCAAACGaagaggaaggaggcaggagcACTCCTAGGGAGGGAAAGACAGGGCTTCGGAAGGAGGGCGCACCTCAGACAACCAGGGCGGGGAGAAAGGGGCCGGCCACCGGGCCCGCGGCGCCTCACGCGGATGAATGGGAAACGCGCGAAAACCACCACCAGGCCCGGCAAGCCTCCCTCTCTCTCACGCGCAACCCTGGTCGTTCTCTTTCTCCTTACCATCGCGACTGCTGCTGCGGTAGTGGGGAAATGCTGCAGGATACTCGCCGCCGACGCAACTCTCGTGCGATCCTCAGGACTGAAGTAACCACACAGGCCTTTAAGAGAAATGGCCGCCAAATAGCAGCATGACCTTTCACCTCAGACTACAGCTCTTCTGGCTTCCGTGATTGGACTCAAAGAGATGCGTGCTGATTGGAGGAAGTGGGTGGCCTGTCTCCTGGCAACCACAGGAGCCAACGGGTGCGTACCTTCCTGGTAGCGCGCGGCCATTGGAAAACGAGCTACTTCGCTCTGCCGGAAGAATGAGTACCCAAGACGCAGAACAGGCAGTGAGATGCTCATCTTCCTCAAGGGTTTGTTGCGTACCCTGTAGAGGGATCGTGATTTCTCGCCAGCTTGGCTAGTGGGggtttccttagtggctcagacggtcaagagcctgcctgcagtgcgggagatccTGGTTCCATCcccggtttgggaagatcctctgcagaaggaaatggcaacccactccagtattcttgcctggaaaatcccatgtacggagcagcctggcgggctacagtccatggggtcgcaaagagtctgacacgactgagcgacttcacgttctaCTTTCTACTTATAGCTATTGGGGGTTTCCTTAGTCCTTGTACACTTGGGAGAACGACTTTGGGTCTCTGGAGTTAGAAGCAAGACTGGATAGACTTAGGGGAGCTGAAACTCACAGAAGCTCAAGTACAGAATATATTTCAGATGAAGCCTGGAATATGGCGTGGTGGTCTTCCGGCCCATCTCTTTCTTCTGCCTTGTGGACAGAGGTCCGCAACAGTCTTTATACTGCATTTATATTTGAAGTGGAGGATATTTATGCTATCGCGGATTAATCCTTTTAATGTACAGTGGAATTGTtgtgtcatatggtaattctgtacTTGAATTTTTGTACCGGACTGTTTTCCACAATGCCTGCACCATTTTATGTTCCCACTAGCAATGTATGAGATTTCTAACTTCCCCACTATCTCACCAACACTTaccgttaaaaaaaaaatcatagttatcccatgtgctaagtcacttcggttgtgtccaactcttgcgaccccaaggacagtAGCCCTAGATTCttttgtacatgggattttccaggcaagaatactggagtgggttgctgctttccttctccaatagttaTCATAGTAATCCTAATAAaccatctcattgtgg comes from the Bubalus kerabau isolate K-KA32 ecotype Philippines breed swamp buffalo chromosome 1, PCC_UOA_SB_1v2, whole genome shotgun sequence genome and includes:
- the SNRPF gene encoding small nuclear ribonucleoprotein F, which translates into the protein MSLPLNPKPFLNGLTGKPVMVKLKWGMEYKGYLVSVDGYMNMQLANTEEYIDGALSGHLGEVLIRCNNVLYIRGVEEEEEDGEMRE